A single region of the bacterium genome encodes:
- the gmk gene encoding guanylate kinase gives MLVLISGPSGAGKTTFVKSLLASDPRVKFSVSTTTRPIRRGETEGVDYHFVDDGRFDALLAADLFIEWADVHDHRYGTRRDHVQGIIDEGSVPLLDLDVQGGKQVIDIYGDDLVSVFVFPPSWEVLERRLRDRGTDGEQVIQTRLDNARWEVGYAGYYRYWIVNDDLDGALRRMRAIITAEKCRRERFASSPLA, from the coding sequence ATGCTCGTGCTGATTTCCGGCCCCAGCGGCGCCGGCAAGACCACCTTCGTCAAGTCCCTGCTCGCGAGCGATCCGCGCGTGAAGTTCTCCGTGTCCACCACCACGCGTCCGATCCGCCGCGGCGAGACCGAGGGCGTCGACTATCATTTCGTCGACGACGGCAGGTTCGACGCGCTGCTCGCCGCCGACCTCTTCATCGAGTGGGCGGACGTGCACGACCATCGGTACGGCACCCGCCGGGACCACGTGCAGGGGATCATCGACGAGGGGTCGGTCCCGCTGCTGGACCTGGACGTCCAGGGCGGCAAGCAGGTCATCGACATCTACGGCGACGATCTGGTCTCGGTCTTCGTCTTCCCGCCGTCGTGGGAGGTGCTGGAAAGGCGCCTGCGCGACCGCGGCACCGACGGCGAGCAGGTCATCCAGACCCGCCTCGACAACGCCCGCTGGGAAGTGGGCTACGCCGGGTACTACCGCTACTGGATCGTCAACGACGATCTGGACGGGGCCCTGCGCCGCATGCGGGCCATCATCACGGCGGAGAAGTGCCGGCGGGAACGGTTCGCGTCGTCGCCGCTCGCCTAA
- the fetB gene encoding iron export ABC transporter permease subunit FetB, whose product MTETAPVLSWLDLVAAGGLLLLAGAVSLVLRLGLEKRLLVAALRTVVQLLAVGYVLRFVFTGEKALVVAAMAAVMVTAAGHAAVQRAGRTFAGVHAMAFVALVASAGATIWLVTNVVICAEPWWRPRLMIPLLGMILGNGLTGISLCLDTLLERLDERRAAVEADLACGATRWEAAREPLRDAVRKGMIPIVNAMTVAGLVSLPGMMTGQILAGAEPLQAVRYQIVVMFMIAAATSLGAIMVALLVYRRLFNERHQLRREIVRRR is encoded by the coding sequence ATGACCGAGACGGCGCCCGTGCTCTCCTGGCTGGATCTGGTCGCCGCGGGCGGATTGCTGCTGCTGGCCGGCGCGGTGAGCCTGGTCCTGCGCCTGGGCCTGGAGAAGCGCCTGCTGGTCGCGGCCCTGCGCACCGTGGTGCAGCTGCTCGCCGTGGGCTACGTGCTGCGCTTCGTCTTCACCGGCGAGAAGGCGCTGGTGGTGGCGGCCATGGCCGCGGTGATGGTGACCGCCGCCGGGCACGCCGCAGTCCAGCGCGCGGGACGCACCTTCGCCGGCGTGCACGCGATGGCCTTCGTGGCGCTGGTGGCCAGCGCCGGCGCGACCATCTGGCTGGTCACCAACGTGGTGATCTGCGCCGAGCCCTGGTGGCGGCCGCGCCTGATGATCCCGCTGCTGGGCATGATCCTGGGCAACGGGCTGACCGGCATCTCCCTCTGCCTCGATACCCTGCTGGAACGCCTGGACGAGCGCCGCGCCGCCGTCGAGGCCGATCTGGCCTGCGGCGCCACCCGCTGGGAGGCCGCGCGCGAACCGCTGCGCGACGCCGTGCGCAAGGGCATGATCCCCATCGTCAACGCCATGACCGTGGCGGGACTGGTCTCGCTGCCCGGCATGATGACCGGCCAGATCCTCGCCGGCGCCGAACCCCTGCAGGCGGTGCGCTACCAGATCGTGGTGATGTTCATGATCGCCGCGGCCACGTCTCTGGGCGCAATCATGGTGGCGCTGCTGGTCTACCGGCGGCTGTTCAACGAGCGGCACCAGCTGCGGCGGGAAATCGTGCGCCGACGCTAA
- a CDS encoding uracil-DNA glycosylase, translating to MFAAPEDAPAASTPEQKAGALEALAAAVAACEACKLHPTRTNTVFGVGNPDAQLVFVGEAPGRHEDEQGEPFVGRAGKLLTDILNAIGFEREDVYICNILKCRPPQNRDPELDEVRACEPNLKQQLEILQPKVICCLGRHAAMTLLDTRASLRNLREAVHFYEGIPVVATYHPAALLRNPHWKRDTWDDVRKLRALHDALCTDGSRATGTRAEDAT from the coding sequence ATGTTCGCCGCGCCAGAAGATGCCCCGGCGGCGTCGACGCCCGAGCAGAAGGCCGGGGCGCTCGAGGCGCTGGCCGCCGCGGTTGCTGCCTGCGAGGCCTGCAAGCTGCACCCGACCCGCACCAACACGGTCTTCGGCGTGGGCAATCCAGACGCGCAGCTGGTGTTCGTGGGCGAGGCGCCGGGCCGCCACGAGGACGAGCAGGGCGAGCCCTTCGTGGGCCGCGCCGGCAAGCTGTTGACCGACATCCTGAACGCCATCGGTTTCGAGCGCGAGGACGTCTACATCTGCAACATCCTCAAATGCCGCCCGCCGCAGAACCGCGATCCCGAGCTGGACGAGGTCCGCGCCTGCGAGCCGAACCTGAAGCAGCAGCTGGAGATCCTGCAGCCCAAGGTCATCTGCTGCCTGGGGCGTCACGCGGCGATGACCCTGCTGGATACCCGCGCCAGCCTGCGCAACCTGCGCGAGGCAGTGCACTTCTACGAGGGCATCCCCGTCGTGGCCACCTACCATCCCGCCGCCTTGCTGCGCAACCCCCACTGGAAGCGCGACACCTGGGATGACGTGCGCAAGCTGCGCGCCCTGCACGACGCCCTCTGCACCGACGGCAGCCGCGCGACCGGAACCCGCGCCGAAGACGCGACATGA
- a CDS encoding ATP-binding cassette domain-containing protein translates to MSGQAVLTCRGLEIAPGGRTLLSGLDINLRPGELVGLRGPSGSGKTSLLRVVCGLDDPAAGEIALRGTTPGVMGWPRFRRLVSLVAQEPLLPAGTIGAALARPFGFRACRDAVFDPARARAALAEVFVDPPGLDRDAGVLSVGERQRIALARALLLDAQVLLLDEPTSALDPAAASRVEDAVRRRAAAAGQAALIVSHDPAQTERWCDRVVDLAAHAGGRP, encoded by the coding sequence ATGAGCGGACAGGCCGTGCTGACCTGCCGCGGCCTGGAGATCGCCCCCGGCGGCCGCACCCTGCTTTCCGGCCTCGACATAAACCTGCGTCCCGGCGAGCTGGTGGGCCTGCGCGGCCCCTCGGGCAGCGGCAAGACCTCGCTGCTGCGGGTGGTCTGCGGTCTGGATGATCCCGCCGCCGGCGAGATCGCCCTGCGCGGCACGACGCCCGGCGTGATGGGCTGGCCCCGCTTCCGCCGCCTAGTCTCGCTGGTGGCCCAGGAGCCCCTGCTGCCGGCGGGCACGATCGGCGCGGCCCTGGCTCGTCCCTTCGGTTTTCGCGCCTGCCGCGACGCGGTCTTCGATCCCGCCCGGGCGCGGGCGGCGCTGGCCGAAGTCTTCGTCGATCCGCCCGGACTCGATCGCGACGCCGGCGTGCTCTCGGTGGGGGAGCGCCAGCGGATAGCCCTGGCCCGCGCCCTGCTGCTGGATGCGCAGGTGCTGCTGCTGGACGAACCGACCAGCGCCCTCGATCCGGCGGCCGCGTCGCGCGTCGAGGACGCGGTGAGACGCCGCGCCGCCGCCGCCGGACAGGCGGCCCTGATCGTCTCCCACGATCCGGCCCAGACCGAGCGCTGGTGCGACCGGGTAGTCGATCTCGCGGCCCACGCGGGAGGCCGTCCATGA
- the coaBC gene encoding bifunctional phosphopantothenoylcysteine decarboxylase/phosphopantothenate--cysteine ligase CoaBC → MSQANVLLLVTGGIAAYKSCHLTRLLARAGFSVRVAMTASAQRFVGHVTLRALSGHPVAIDLWGEGETDLLDHVNLARWADVAVVAPATANLLGKAAGGIADDMVTTLLLACEGELVLAPAMNDGMWRHPAVQANLELLRERGAHVVEPGKGWLACGVEADGRMAEPEDILDRVVAVAGDRPARPSAPGDPARPLAGRRLLVTAGPTRESLDAIRYVSNRSTGAMGVALARQAAGLGAEVTLIHGPLSVPVPAALGRRVAVETAAEMAAAVGEHLPGADLLLMSAAVADFAPASVSDGKLKKESLGTSWNVPMMRTVDILAEVVDRAAHPGLTVVGFALETKDLVERALEKLRAKDMDFIVANDPTAAGTFGDGVHEVLLIGPDGVLWESGRMDKRALARDLLLQLAPRLRPVGGEA, encoded by the coding sequence ATGTCGCAGGCCAACGTCCTGCTGCTGGTCACCGGAGGCATCGCCGCCTACAAGTCCTGTCACCTGACCCGCCTGCTCGCCCGGGCGGGTTTTTCCGTGCGTGTGGCCATGACGGCCTCGGCGCAGCGTTTCGTGGGGCACGTGACGTTGCGCGCCCTCTCCGGGCATCCGGTGGCCATCGATCTGTGGGGCGAGGGCGAGACCGATCTCCTCGACCACGTGAACCTGGCCCGCTGGGCCGACGTCGCCGTCGTCGCGCCGGCCACAGCCAACCTGCTGGGCAAGGCGGCGGGCGGTATCGCCGACGACATGGTCACGACCCTCCTGCTGGCCTGCGAGGGCGAGCTGGTGCTGGCCCCGGCCATGAACGACGGCATGTGGCGCCATCCCGCCGTGCAGGCAAATCTGGAATTGCTGCGCGAGCGCGGCGCCCATGTGGTGGAGCCCGGTAAGGGTTGGCTGGCCTGCGGCGTCGAGGCCGACGGACGCATGGCCGAGCCGGAGGATATCCTCGACCGCGTCGTCGCCGTGGCCGGCGACCGCCCCGCCCGTCCGTCGGCTCCGGGGGACCCCGCCCGGCCCCTGGCCGGACGCCGCCTGCTGGTGACCGCCGGGCCGACCCGCGAGTCCCTGGACGCCATCCGCTACGTCAGCAACCGGTCCACCGGCGCCATGGGCGTGGCGCTGGCGCGGCAGGCCGCCGGACTGGGCGCCGAGGTGACGCTGATCCACGGCCCGCTGTCGGTGCCCGTCCCCGCCGCGCTGGGACGACGGGTCGCGGTGGAGACCGCCGCCGAGATGGCGGCCGCCGTCGGTGAGCACCTGCCCGGCGCCGATTTGCTGCTCATGAGCGCTGCCGTGGCCGACTTCGCGCCCGCGAGCGTCAGCGACGGCAAGCTCAAGAAGGAATCACTGGGCACCTCCTGGAACGTGCCCATGATGCGCACCGTCGACATCCTGGCCGAGGTCGTCGATCGCGCGGCACATCCCGGCCTGACGGTCGTCGGCTTCGCCCTGGAGACCAAGGACCTGGTCGAACGCGCCCTGGAGAAACTGCGGGCCAAGGACATGGATTTCATCGTGGCCAACGACCCGACAGCCGCGGGCACCTTCGGCGACGGCGTGCACGAGGTCCTGCTGATCGGCCCCGACGGCGTGCTGTGGGAGAGCGGCCGGATGGACAAGCGCGCCCTCGCCCGCGATCTCCTGCTGCAGCTCGCGCCGCGCCTGCGCCCGGTCGGGGGAGAGGCATGA